The stretch of DNA TGGCGAGCGGATCTATGGTTCGGGCGATCCGCCGAACGGGTTGTGGGCGGTTCTGGACGGGCAGGTCCGGCTGAAAGGGCTGTCCGCCAATGGTGTGGAACTGCTCGCCCTGATCGTGCGGCCGGGGACGTGGTTCGGGGAACTGTCCACGTTCGACGGTCATCCAAGACCGCATGACGCGACGGCGTTCGGCGCGGCGCGACTGGTGCATGTGTCGGTAGCGGCGTTCGCGCGAGCGGCAGCGGCGGCCCCGGAACTCTACCGCGATCTCGGCCTGCTCGTGTGTGCGCATCAACGCACGGCATTGCGGTTCATTGCGCAGAGTGTGGGACAGTCGATCCGGGTACGGCTGGCGCAGGCGCTGATGCGAGCATCGCAGGCGGGGGACGGTCGGATCACGATCCGTCAGGAGGAGCTTGCCGGTGTTGTCGGCATCGCGCGCCAGACGCTCAACCGGCATCTGAAGCGGTTCGAGCGCGATGGCCTGGTCACGGTCGCCTATGCGCAGGTGCGTATCCTCGACCTGCCGGGGCTGCGCGGCGTCATCACCGAATAGGGCATCGCCAAGCCTGTCCGCGGAGCGCTACACTCGCGGCCATGACCATCAGAATCGGTATTGGCGGCTGGACCTACGAGCCGTGGCGCGGGACCTTCTATCCGGAGAAATGGCCGCAGAAGCGCGAGCTCGACTATGCCGCCGAGCACGTCACCGCGATCGAGATCAACGGCACCTATTACGGCAGCCAGAAGCCGGCGACGTTCGCGTCCTGGGCGAAGGCGGTGCCCGACGGGTTCGTCTTTTCGCTCAAGGCGTCGCGCTATTGCACCAACCGGAAGGTGCTGGCCGAAGCGGGGGAGTCGATCGCGAAGTTCACCGGGCAGGGGATCGTCGAGCTCGGCGACCGGCTCGGACCGATCCTGTGGCAGTTCATGGCAACGAAGAAGTTCGACGCGGACGATTTCGCCGCGTTCCTGAAACTGTTGCCGGCCAAGCAGGACGGCCTCGCGCTGCGGCATGCGATTCAGGTCCGGCACGAGAGTTTCGCGGTGCCGGAATTCGTCGCGATGTGCCGCGATGCTGGCGTCGCGATCGTCTTTGCGCAGTCGGCGGAATATCCGGCGATCGCCGACGTGACCGGCGACTTCGTCTATGCGCGACTGGAGGACGCCGAGGAGCGCTATGTCGCGGGCTACGCCCCGACCGCGCTGGACGAATGGGCGGACAAGGCGAAGATATGGGCGGCGGGCGGGCGCCCCGAGGGCTTGCCCTATGTCGAGGATGCCACGCCGGCGAAGAAGACGCGGGAGACGTTCGTGTTCTTCATCAACGGCGCCAAGGTTCGCGCGCCACACGCGGCGATGGCGTTGATCGAGAGGGTGGAGGGGTAAGTACGCCGAGCTATCCGAACGCCCCTGCGGACGGCTCACCCGGGTCCGTCATGCGTTGCTCGGACAAAGCCTATCGCGAACCTCTGCACGGCCATGGGCTAAATTGCAGCAGGTTGGACCATCTTGTACGACCCAAGGGCGTAGGCCGTAATTGTGGTTCAGACGCCCGACGGGTCGGGGGCGGTGTCTATCACGGGCGGTGCCGTTTCGGGCGTCGGGATCACGACCGGCGCGGGCTGGGGTTGTCCTGCCTGTCCGATCAGCGCGGTGTTCTCGATCACGTCCAGTGCCTGGCGGGCGACGACATAGCGCCGTGCCGCATCCATCCAGTTGCCGGCTTGGGCCGCACCAGGCAGGCGGGCGACTTCGGCCCGTGCCGCCTCGACCTGCCCCGCGCCCAGGAGGCGTCGTGCACGTGCCAGGCGGTCGGCCGGCATTGGCGAGGGTGTTCCGGCCTTGCGCAACACGATCAACGAATCGATCTGATGCTGGATCGTGTCGAGCCAGTTCTCACCCGTCGAACTCGTGATATCGGGGGCGATCGCGTCGAGCCCCTGGCGAAGGTCCTCCAGCGTCACCGGTTGGCGCGCGGACTGGATCAACAGCATGGTCGCGCGCGGCTGAGCCTGGCCGAACCGCAAGCGCAATTGCTCCTCCAGATAGCCGAGCCCGACCCCGCGATCGAGCGCACGCCGCGCGGCGAAAGCCACCAGCAGGCCTTCCGCGCGCGTGGCTTGTCCGCTGGCCGCGGCTGCATCGGTGGTGATCGCCGCGGTGCGCGCCTCGAGTGCGGTCAACTGGCCCGCCAACGTCGCTTCGCGCGTTGCCAGCACCGCGGTGTCGACCGGCGCAGCCGCCTGGGGCTGGCCATCCGGACCTAGCGGTTGCGAGGGGATATACCCGGTGCTGCTCGCGCCGACTTTCTGCCCTGCGACGGGTGCGCCTGTGGTGGCCGACCGCGTCGCATCGAACCAGGGCAGCTTCCTGGCGGCATAGGCCATCAGCGCCAGCCCGGCGATGAACGCAAGTGCGGTCAGGGCGATGATGACGCCCATTCTGGGTCCGCGTGCCCGTGGGCGATCGGTCGGCACATGGTCGCTCATGGCGTGCTTATCCCCGCCATGCACCGGATGGTCAATCGCGCGTATGTTCGCACGCGCAGCAGCGAGCGCGACGAGCGCGGGGTCGCTCGGTTGCGGGGCGATCGAGACGGTGACCCAGCCGGTTCCGGCGGCGTCTCCGACCGTCGCGCTGATCGCCGCAATCTCGATTCCGGTCCGGTCGATGCCAGTCGCGTCGAGCACTTCCCTCAGCCGGACAGCAGCGCGTTCGGAGTGCAGCAGGACGACGGTATCGACGAACGATCGCGCGGTGTCGGCGTCGATCGGTACGGCATCGCTGGCGTAGACGGTAATGGCCTCGACCCCGTCGTCGGTCGGGGCACGATCGCGCCCGGCAAGGTGGAGCAGGCGCGCAAAGCCGCGGTCGCGCGCTTCCGAAACGGCGTCGCGGGCATCGCCCGACCCGGTAACCGCGACTGCAAAACCCGCATCGCTCGCTGCCGCCGCAGTCGCGGCGCCGACGGCGACCACTGGCAGGCGCTTCAACACGTCCAGTCCTGCGCCACCATGCCGCACCGCGTTCGCGCTGGTCAGCAACAGT from Sphingomonas faeni encodes:
- a CDS encoding Crp/Fnr family transcriptional regulator; translation: MHDTDHEILATDTWFAAIPVCRRERLLQEARVEVLENGERIYGSGDPPNGLWAVLDGQVRLKGLSANGVELLALIVRPGTWFGELSTFDGHPRPHDATAFGAARLVHVSVAAFARAAAAAPELYRDLGLLVCAHQRTALRFIAQSVGQSIRVRLAQALMRASQAGDGRITIRQEELAGVVGIARQTLNRHLKRFERDGLVTVAYAQVRILDLPGLRGVITE
- a CDS encoding DUF72 domain-containing protein: MTIRIGIGGWTYEPWRGTFYPEKWPQKRELDYAAEHVTAIEINGTYYGSQKPATFASWAKAVPDGFVFSLKASRYCTNRKVLAEAGESIAKFTGQGIVELGDRLGPILWQFMATKKFDADDFAAFLKLLPAKQDGLALRHAIQVRHESFAVPEFVAMCRDAGVAIVFAQSAEYPAIADVTGDFVYARLEDAEERYVAGYAPTALDEWADKAKIWAAGGRPEGLPYVEDATPAKKTRETFVFFINGAKVRAPHAAMALIERVEG
- a CDS encoding uroporphyrinogen-III synthase, which produces MTPPHAVVVVRPEPGNARTAAALRTLGLDVRQVPLFAVTPVDWSIPDPAGFDGLLLTSANAVRHGGAGLDVLKRLPVVAVGAATAAAASDAGFAVAVTGSGDARDAVSEARDRGFARLLHLAGRDRAPTDDGVEAITVYASDAVPIDADTARSFVDTVVLLHSERAAVRLREVLDATGIDRTGIEIAAISATVGDAAGTGWVTVSIAPQPSDPALVALAAARANIRAIDHPVHGGDKHAMSDHVPTDRPRARGPRMGVIIALTALAFIAGLALMAYAARKLPWFDATRSATTGAPVAGQKVGASSTGYIPSQPLGPDGQPQAAAPVDTAVLATREATLAGQLTALEARTAAITTDAAAASGQATRAEGLLVAFAARRALDRGVGLGYLEEQLRLRFGQAQPRATMLLIQSARQPVTLEDLRQGLDAIAPDITSSTGENWLDTIQHQIDSLIVLRKAGTPSPMPADRLARARRLLGAGQVEAARAEVARLPGAAQAGNWMDAARRYVVARQALDVIENTALIGQAGQPQPAPVVIPTPETAPPVIDTAPDPSGV